In Lolium rigidum isolate FL_2022 chromosome 7, APGP_CSIRO_Lrig_0.1, whole genome shotgun sequence, the DNA window AGGAGAAGCCTTAGAGGAAATAAATGGGGACGGTGGCTACACCTTGTTGAGCGGCTCATGCATATCCAGTTAAATGATCAAGAAGATAATTTTACTTGAAAGTTGACAAGCAATGGTGTTTTTACAGTAAAATCACTATATTTAGATCTCATGAATGACAACACTCAATTTTTGCATAAGGATATTTGGAAGTTGAAAGTACCACTAAAAATaagaatttttatgtggtttcttcacTGCAAAGTTATTCTAACAAAAGATAATCTAGCGAGGCGTAATTGGCACGGTAGTTTGAAATGTTGCTTTTGTAATCAAGATGAAACAATGGAACATCTCTTTATATCTTGCCCGCTGGttaaaattatgtggcgcataatACACATAGCTTTGAATATCACACCTCCCAACAATATTACACATCTCTTCGGTGACCGGCTGTTGGGTGTTGATAAACATGAAAAAATGCAAATCCAAGTTGGAGCTTGTGCACTACTATGGGCTATATGGAACACTAGGAATGACTATGTgtttaacaaaacaaacaaaatatcttttttgcaggttattccccTCACTACACACTGGATCCGTACGTGGTCCTTGCTACAGCCGGAGGAGCGGCGACAAGATATGGCTATTGGGTGCAGCCGTTTGGAGATGGTTGCTCGGGATTTGTTCAACCAGTTCAGCTGGCGACCTGTTTTTAGAGTGACATGTTGATTAGACACATCACGTATCTCTTAGTTTTATTTCGATCGTTGATTCATGTAGCGACCTTATGTGATCCTTGAATTGTAACAGACACGATACCAAATAATGAAATAAATGAggccgtatgcatcaattgatgcagaggctggggtattctcatttcgaaaaaaaagacgGTGGATTATGGATCAAGGTGGGAGAGGGCACTTTCCTCGTGGGGTAGGAAATCTATTCGATTCAAGGGTTCGATATTTTCTATGACACATATAGGATCAAAAATTTTAAACATGATGAGCAACACTATTAGGGATAAGAAAATTTTAAATCCCATGTTTTTTTTGCAACATGGAGAACATGTGTCTCCAATCCAAGGACGCGTTGCAAAGGTAATTGGAGCATGAGTTTTATTTGGTGGGTCTCTATTAATCCACCTTTACATGCAAAATAGCTTGATGTTTGTTGTGCAATTACAAGAGATAACCTTAAGAGTTATAACAAAGATGCCCGAGGACACCATTTAATGGGTATTATTGCTTTTTTTGGTTGACTGCGTAAGGCATGCATTTTGGTACCAtatacatgtatgtcaaattgtaCTTGTATGATTTATGGAGGACACTACTTAAGGCTCACAGAATTGTTTTTCCACCAAACGCATGCTATGATGTAATTACTTTATGCTTGCTCTCGGTTACTTTCGAATGCGTCTTTTTTACCGGGAACAATGCACTAATACAATTCAGGTGAAAGCCTTAAAGGTGCACCCATGGAAATATTAGTCATCGATGTTGACATGTGTTTTACTGAAAAAGACTTACCAAGTAGTCAGGGGTGATAGTTTAATCTTACATCATATTTACCAAGAAAGATTGTCTCTTCTAAGAAAAACTATACATATGGCATAAGTGTAAATAAATTTCCACATTAGTTGCAGATATTTGCTGCAAGCTATTATTATTCTCTCAAGCAAACTAAGAACACTACTTTTACTAATATAAAGTAGCATACAAAATATTTCTGGGTAGTCCTTGAGTGTTGTTGAACACCTAGCTAGTGGAATCTTAGCACACACATCtttaaaattaatattattgagcattttcaaatttttgaaaatttgCATGCTACAACTTCGTAGAtaattttgtttattttttggGAAATTTCTTGGGAGGCCTTCTCTATATCTTTGTAGATTTTAGCTGAATTCTTGAAACAAATAAGCAATAAATTGGAATTACTTGTTTGGGTTTACAAGCTGCACTTGGCACGTCACCCAAGTATTGATTCAGTTTGTATGGTGTTCAAAAGTGAGGCCCTACTCGATGGTCTGGTCTTCGCCATAATTATACAGACAACGTTGCTAGGAGAAACCCTCACCCTTGGAAGTCAACAATTAAACATCATAAAATAGTTGTGTGCAATGGGGGGGGGGGAGATTGTACCTTGACCTTACGAAAATACAATCGAAAAATAATTGTGTgcaatgtgtgtgtgtgtgtggggggggggcagACGCCCCCTCCCTCCCTCTAGTGTTAACATTTTCTAACAAACACCATTTCCTGGAAATGTGGATATTAAATAAGATATTGGTCCATATGATCTTGAGTTTACCTGTATCTTTTACATACTGACATACTATTTTCATGCCATAACATTTACGCACTTTTGTTTTGTGACAGCTTGCTGGGTAGTGCTTTAGTGTTCCGTGGTCTATACACATATCTTTATGGAAAGTCCAAGGAACAACACTCGAAGATAGCATCAGGTATAGCTCTGTGTATTTACCATATGTCTATGTAGAGGTTGCCTAAGGGTGTGATCGAATATTTGGATAAGACTAGAAGGAAATCATGCCCTATGTCGAAGCTTATCAAATCCCTCTGAGATAATCTGTGCTCCTTTATAAAACATTGGGTAGGGATGCAGGAGGACGGGGCAAGGAGATTCTGGTTGTCACACACCCACCTACGGGCAAGGCGGTGTGTGACAAGGAAGGGAACGACGCGGAGGATGGCCCGGAAATCATGACTTAGTTGTGTGTGTGTCGTGCGTGAGCTAGTAAGTGTGCTCCCGATAAACTCGAGATCAGAAGGGAGTTGTAATAAACTAAACCCCTGATATTTATTAAATATTGAAGGGAGTCGTAATAATGTAGTACCTATTCAGTCAGAAGATTTAAAGGCGCACCCATAGAAAGATGAGTCTTCGGTGCTCACATATGTTTCAGGTGGTTCACAAACTTATGTGACTGGTGTAATTTTTATAAGAGATAAACTTGCTTGGCAAATATGATGGAACATCCAACTATTAACCATTATATACTATGGAAGTCTTGTTGGTAATGTACTTATACACTTTCATTTTGCAAAGCTTGTTAGAGTTAAAATTTACCATACAAAGAATTTTCATCGGtttatagatttttttttgtacCTTGTTGATCTAATAATGCCAATACCCAGTGCAAGCTAATATTATTCTATGAAGCAAACCATTCATAAACTGATAAGGAAAATATTTTCTGAAGATTAGTGAATGGTGTTCGCGGTCTAGTTAGATCTCCTTGTCGGTGCATCAATGATGTCTATGTGATTCATGTCTCTACATGTGATTCATGTCTCTACACCTTTTCTATTCTATTGTTGATAGAGTACATTTTACACCTTTGTGATAGCTTCCCATGATCGGGTGGTCGCGCACAAGCAACACTGTCGATGTGAGTAGCTCTTCTGATCAAGGGCTTTGTCGCATGCATGCACGCCCGCAACATACATCAAAAATGCAAATTGAGCAAGACGCCCACCAATTGGAACATGTATCTAGATATAATCTAGTATGTAGATcatctaaatttaaacaaatatAAGATAAATTTGataagacggagggagtatattaaatTGCATACTGGACGAGAATTTGAATATTGAATTGGGATACAAATTCATCATATTCTCCAGTCTCGAGGGGCACCAGTCTCCCTCTCCCAACCCCAATGCCGCCGCCTCCCATCTCCGGCGAGATCCGGCGGGCGGCCATGAAGCGGCTGGCCCTCCTCGCCGTCCCCGCCCTCCTACTCCTAtccctctccttcctcctcctcagGCCCTCCTCCCCGCCGCTCCTCCCCTCCATCCCCGACGACCACCTCGCCCGCCTCAGCGTCTACGTCGCCGACCTCCCCCGCGCGCTCAACCACGGCCTACTCGACCTCTACTGGTCGCTGCCGGCCCCCGACTCCCGCATCCCGGCCTCCTCCGACCCGGACCACCCGCCGCCGCGCGGCGGCCACCCGCCCTACCCCGCCAGCCCGCTCATCCGGCAGTACAGCGCCGAGTACTGGCTCCTCGCCTCCCTCCTCCGCCCCTCTGCCCCTGCCTCCGCGGCGGTGAGGGTCGTCGCGGACTGGAGGGAGGCCGACGTCGTCTTCGTGCCCTTCTTCGCCACGCTCTCCGCCGAGATGGAGCTCGGGTGGGGCGCCACCAAGGGCGCCTTCCGCAGGAAGGAGGGGAACGCCGACTACCGACGCCAGCGGGAGGTCGTCGACCGCGTCACCGCTCACCCGGCGTGGCGCCGGTCCGGCGGCCGCGACCACATCTTCGTCCTGACAGGTAATTTtttttgtggggggggggggggggcaacggCGATTTCCAGCGAGTGTGTTTGAGTTGATCCAAGCGCAGTTTAATGGGAATGCGCATCGTTATGAAACCATCATCCTTTTTAGGCGTTGCCAGTTGTGTACATTCGTCCACTCTTGTTACTTAGGCTGCGCTGTTCTTGTTGATATTGTTCAGTACTGAACACTAACAGTCAACACCAATCCTCAACAAGACATGGATGGAAACATAGTATCAGTAAGACATGGATACTATTAAAAAAAAACTCAGTACGCAGGATTTATCTAAGTCAAACAAAGAAAATTTGCACCCTGCGATTACTAAGTGTTGAAGCCAATAATTATGCATCTACAGTTCTGAAAATAGTTATTTCAAAGGTTTGTCTAGTCAACACTGCAACTGTGAGGTGTGAGCAGATGAAAGCTCCAAATTATCTTTGTCGATTTTAATATTTAGTGGCTAGATATAGTTTGAGTTTTCTGCATGACGTACTATAGATGCTTCGTGCGTTTTGAGAACCACATGTCTTAGAACACCTGGATAATATCACCAGATAATCCTTAATGAATGAAATCACAAACTAGAAAGAAAATTTACATACTTAGAATTGATATCAGTATAGCTGGTTAAGTTTCTTGGTTCTCATGCTCTCGTTTTCTCAACCTAAGGAAGTAGCTTACCTTGAAATATCACCAATTAATAAACTAATTGTGGATCGTATTAGTTTTGGCTTTTTTTTTACATATTAGCACTTTACTATTTCAGAGGAAATATCTTACTTgtatgcatgtgacacacatcgCATGGTGTGTTGTGTATGTCTTGGTGAAGATTGATTGGCCTAGCAGCTTATTTTTCTTTTGGATGCTCAGGTCATGTTAAATACTGAGGCATTCTTTGACAGACCCTATGGCAATGTGGCATGTCCGGGCGGAGATTGCTCCAGCAATTCTATTGGTGGTTGATTTTGGCAGCTGGTACAAACTCGATTCGAAATATGCAGGAAGCAACTCTTCTAATATGATACAGCACACTCAAGTGTCATTGCTGAAAGATGTTATTGTACCTTACACACATTTGCTCCCCACCCTGCACCTGTCAGAAAACATGGACCGCCCCACTCTTCTGTACTTCAAGGGAGCCAAGCACAGGCACCGGGTTTGTACCTGACTATTCACTTGGGTTTCATCAAAAAATTCATACAAAATGTGAAAATATGTATGTATACTGTTTGTAATTTATTTCTTGAGCCTGTCTTGCACTGTATTATTTTTACCAGCTTTGAGACTCCTGAAGTTTTTTCATCACCTATGTAATATCTGCAACTAGCACTCTAAAAAAATAGAATAAATGATTCATTCTACTAAAAAGATCTAAATATCTGTTATATGTGAGGCTAGCTTCTTCAAACATAAATGTTTGGCTTTTTTTATGTTGTCTATGTTTATTCTGGATAGTATCACCTGAAGCATTGTGCATAAACACAGAAGAGCATTCTGCTGTCAACATGACTTTATCGATTATGCAATGTACATTAGTAGAACTCAGGGCATAATTTTTTGCTTTCTGCTGCCTTTTGTAAAGATTGATTGTGACGACAGAAACACATGATTAAAGCTGTTATACTAAGTTGTCCATATGATTTGTATATCGAGTGAAGTAGCTAAGTTCAGCCTAGGTTATACTGCTTGCAGAATACTAATTAAAACCATCTATATGAttaatttgtttatttgttttcaGGGTGGTTTGGTACGTGAAAAATTATGGGACTTGATGGTTAATGAGCCCGATGTTGTCATGGAAGAAGGTTTTCCCAATGCCACAGGGCGCGAACAATCAATTAAAGGGATGCGGACATCGGAGTTCTGCTTGCACCCAGCTGGTGACACCCCAAGTTCATGTCGTCTATTTGATGCTGTTGCCAGTCTTTGCATACCCGTCATTGTTAGCGATGACATCGAGCTTCCTTTCGAAGGGATGATAGACTACACAGAATTCTCCATTTTTGTGTCAGTCGGTAACGCAATGAGACCGAAATGGCTAATGAACTACTTGAGGAATATCACCAAGCAGCAGAGGGATGAATTCCGACGAAACCTGGCTCGAGTCCAGCATATCTTTGAGTACGAAAACAGTCATCATAGTGAAGATGGTGCTGTTCACTACATATGGAAGAAGATTCATCAGAAGTTGCCGATGATTCAAGAAGCGGTTACCCGGGAGATGCGGAAGCCTGAAGGAGCATCAATCCCACTTCGGTGCCATTGTACATGATCACCTCTCTTCTTCATCCACTTCAAGGCggctcaatttttttttgttagttGCAAATGTAACAGTAGGCGGACAACATTTTTGTTTCTCACTATTCAGGAATGGTTTTCCACATTGCGTGATTGTTGTTGTATGAAGTTAGTTTGTTCATTGGAGATATTGTCCATTAGAAAGGAATTGAGAATTCCTGACATTTTTCAGAAGAGAGAAAACTGATTACGATTGATGTGTAATGTGAAAAATGAATGTTTAGCCAGACATGCTGTCCTAATGCATATTTTGAGCTTGAATGGGAAAGATGCAGATGAGGAAACTTCTGGTGATAGTACAAGAAGACCTCAAAATATCTTGTTCATGGGTTAAAGTTGCAGTGTTGCCAAACAACATAAAGGCTACAAACATGGTGGCCAAAGGAACAACGATATTATCAACATCAGCAACCATAGTACACGCCACCATAGTACTCCATCTGTTCCATCTTTGACGTAGATTCTGATGTATCTATACACAAAATTATCTATCCAAATCAGCAACAAGTACAGAGAGAGTAGCTGCTAACGCAACAAGAACCAGTTTACCAAGCGCCTGATCCCAGTTGACATGGATGTAGCCAAGTCATGAAAAGAAGACATCATCCTGGAACAACGAAACAGATAGAATAGATCAGCAAAACATGCGAAAATCTGTCAAAGACAGCAGGAGTGCTTCACAAGAACCCTACTGAGTGGATAGCAGGAACCTAGAAACGAACAACGCGACGCTCCTGACCTAGCTCTTTTGTTGAATGGCAGCTTCAGTGAGCCGAACCTTCTCCCAACAATGTCAGGAAAGCCTGTAAAAAGGACCCAAGCAGGTTCAGAAAATCAGCAAAAAGCGATCTAGCCATTGAGTATAATGGGGTGTTACAGAACATGTAACCATTCCTGATGCCAGAGACTTGCATCTTACCGTCGCGACTGCTCATCATTGACAAGGATACAATCCCGATTGGGGAGTTACGCAAGAAGACTAGAACAATGTTCAGTAGCACGATGACAGAGTAGAGAGGACCTCTCAGCAATACCTTGCCAGCAACCATAGACTATATTACAGAGGTGATGTCTACAAGAAGGACAAATGATCACAAATAAGTATCATTGCTGGCACCATGGTTTTACTCTCATTTTCCTTCACGGGTCACTGATTTTACAAGAACTTCGTCGGAGTAGATTCCAAGTCCGTGGGTCAGAAGCCTTGTACAGTTCAAGAATGGAACTACGGCTTCAGTCGAATTGCTGCAAATAAAGCATGTCTATCTTAGGATATCTAATCTGGTTAGAGTGGCTAGCATTTTGAGCCTGGAAACAGAGAAATGGAGGGCCTGCAGAGTGGCCATTAAGACATGAACAGAACTCCAGATAGTACATGCACAATCTTTCTGCTCAAGTTCTACAGTTCTGCGTTTAATGGTGACAGGTAACAGAAGTGAGCAATCAGAAACCAATATGAGGTAAAACTATAAATAGTATGATACTGTGATGTTTATAAACTAGCGCGCGCAAAGCTTTTAAGTGTTATAGAAAAATAGGTTTGTTACAATGTATATCTATGTTTGATCAATCAAATAATTAGACATTCTTCTATCTATACGGGCTGAAATCAGTCTTTACTTCTCAGCAGTGGACAGTTAATTTGAGAACGCCATTGTCTTGAAGACTATGAAAAAGAAGGTTTGGACTGATCACCAACTCGAAACTAGTGATAGAACTGAAACAGATGATCAAATGTCCTAGGGAGCTTGTTCTCATGAAAGTAGATCGTGAGCAATACTAGGGTTGCAGATTTGTTAGCTACTCATGCgagattggggaagatcaactgtgTTTGGTCTGATTGTAACCCTATTCTTGAGTAATGAAGCTCCCACCTTATACGCAAAAACAAGGTCGACTCATTTTATTTGCTGGTACACCGGTTTTGCTTAGAagggaaaagaaaagagaaaacttCTGGTGCCAGTACAAGAGGAGCTCAATTCATCTTGTTCATAGATTCAAGTTGCAGTGCTGCCAAACAACAGGAAGGCTACACACATGGTGGCCAAAGGAACCGAGATGTTGTCATCTACAACATCATTTACAGGAATACACTCCACCACAGTAGCCGCCAACGCAACGAGAAGCAGTTTACCAAGCGCCTGATCCCAGCTGACTTGAATGTGACCAAGCCAAGAGAAGTAGAACAGCATTCTGCATAAATGGAACCGACGGAATACATCAAAAACACATGCGGAAGTTTGTCAAGACAACATGAATGCATCACAAGAACCCTACAGAGCGGATAGCAGGGACCCAGAAATGAACATCGCGACGCTCCCGGCCCAGCTCTTCTTGCGGTTGAATGGCAGCTTGAGTGAGCCAAATCTTCTTCCAACAATGTCAGCAAAGCCTGTAAAGCCAAGATCCCATCAGGCAAGTGTAATGGGGTTTTATAGAAGAGACTTCCATCTTACCATCACCACCGCTCATCATCGACAGGGAGACGATCCCGATAGGGGAGTCACGCCAGAACACTAGAACAATGATCAGCAGCACGATGACATAATACAGAGGACCTCTCAGCAATTCCCTGCCAGCAACCATAGAATGTATATCAAGGAGGTGCCGTCTTAAAGAAGAATGAAGGATCACAACCAAGTATCATTGCTAGCACGGTGGTATTACTCTCGCTTTCCTTCACGGGTCACCGATTTTACTAGAGCTTCATCGGAGAAGAAACCGAGTCCGTAGGTGAGAAGCCTTGCGCAGTTCAAGAATGGGACTACTGCAGCGAAGAACCGCGCTTCAGTCGAATTGCTGCAAACAGAGCATATCTACCTTAAGATCTCTTGTCTGATTTGAGTATCTGAAGAGTGGAAACAGTTAGAGGGAGGACCTGAAGAGTGGCCATGACGACATGAAGAGAACCCCGGATAGCACATGGACAATCTTTCTGCTCAAGTTCTGTCTTTAATGGTGACAGGTACCAGAAGTTAGCAAGCAGAAAACAAAATGAGGTAGTATAACTATCAACAGCATGATACTGCCCTGTTTTAAAACTAGCAGTGGTTGTGTTCACCTCTTCTTGATGCAAAAAAAAGGCGCAAAGCTTTTTAATGTTATAGAGAAAAAGAGGTTTATTAATGTGCAATGTATGTCTATGTTTGATCAGTCGAATAATTAGACATTGTTTCTATCTATAGTTCTATACTGGCTGAAACCAGTCTTTAACTTTCAGGAGTGGCAGTGGACAGTTAACAGCAAGAAGCTCGATTTGGACCTGTAACTTAATCAAGTTCAGTAAACGCATACCAGCAGTATCTTCCAAGTGGAAGTTAATTAAGTTCGCTATATCCCCATTCAACTGCACATACTAGTATACTAGCATCTGTTTTCGCTACACAATGAATGCGGGAGTTAATGCGAATGCACGAGACCTGTTCGATGAGGCGCCGCTCGGTGAGCGCGTCGAATGCGCGCACGAGGGAGTAGGCACCGGCCGTGACGAGCAGCGTGGCGCCTCCATCCCGCAGCAGCATCGGCGTCTGCGCGGAGGCCGCGAGCGCCCCCGCGACGGCCGGGACGCCGGCGACGAGCCACCGCCTCCGGCGCCCCGTCCGCGTGGGTGCCGCGGCGAGGTCGGGGGCGGAGCGGGACCGAGAGAGCAGCAGGGAGGTCGGGGAGGAGGGGAACGCGAGCGCGCCGCCCGGCCGAGCCGCCATGAGTGCAGCAGGCTAGAGGGAGAGCGAGCGAGCGGCCGCCGCGGGAGGCAAGAAAATTTGTCGGGGCGCGCGTGGCGTGGATGAGGAGCGGTACAGTATACGGGCCCCAGTGTATCTAGCGACTAGAGCCGTGGCTGGCCCACTTGCCGGTGCATGTACGATCGTTGTTAACATAGACATGTGAGACCAATAATTAAAATTCATGTTGCGCCGCAGAACCATCCTGAAATTACTCCCAACAACTTAGAAGCAAAATTAATAGCATCAACCAAGCACTCTGAAATAAACACGTATTTACACCGTATAAATTCACAAATATTGATGAACGATTATCACTGGTCTATACATCGGCCGACATTTCACACTTAACTAGTCAATTAACCACTAATCTACTTTGATCACCCTTGCTATTGTTGTGCATCATGGACCTAAGAGAAAGTAAAAGTCAGATCGAGCACTGGCCGCACTTTTTTGAAATCAAAGTGGAATCATATGGTTGTTATAATTATCTAAGGTTTTGATAGTGTGCGATATGGTATACCCTACTTGGCCTTTCTCGATTCGTGCCGACCTGATTTCTTGTGTGTGCCAATTCCGAACATGTTTTTTTGTCTATGCAAATCAAATACAAACCCTTGAGCAAAGATTATTCCATTAATACGCTCGTACATGAGTTGGATCAAAAGATAGCATTATATACAAAACTTTTATACTTATTTAAGATACGTTGCTTGTTCAAAATTATTGCTTGAATTATAATGACTAAAAATAAAGAAAGTTGCTACAAATGGTGTCATCTTTTATATAAGTTGTAATTTTACCAATGAAAATACATTTACATTAGTTCTGAAATTTAGACCATATTTTGTAATTAAATTTGCGTTAattttgtttttggttttgtgGGTATATTAGGTGGACTAGTCTATCAAATTCTCTTAAAGCTGATACTTTATTTGGAAAAATCGCATACCTCTACAGATAAAATATGATATTTACAACAATATAGTGTATATGTATAATTTTATGTATGATCATTTAAATTTAATATCCTTTATGTTTTGCTAGATATTTCTAAAGGGGGTGGTCTAGGCAATATCTTGGTAGTGATTCTAGTGCATGGTTAGATGTACTGAAGAAAAAAGTCTTGAGTATATAAGGTGTTATTAAGTAACAGTAAAATGAGTCTAGCTAGGAGCTACCATAGCGATT includes these proteins:
- the LOC124675528 gene encoding probable phytol kinase, chloroplastic, yielding MAARPGGALAFPSSPTSLLLSRSRSAPDLAAAPTRTGRRRRWLVAGVPAVAGALAASAQTPMLLRDGGATLLVTAGAYSLVRAFDALTERRLIEQNLSRKIVHVLSGVLFMSSWPLFSNSTEARFFAAVVPFLNCARLLTYGLGFFSDEALVKSVTREGKREELLRGPLYYVIVLLIIVLVFWRDSPIGIVSLSMMSGGDGFADIVGRRFGSLKLPFNRKKSWAGSVAMFISGSLLSALMLFYFSWLGHIQVSWDQALGKLLLVALAATVVECIPVNDVVDDNISVPLATMCVAFLLFGSTAT
- the LOC124677799 gene encoding probable arabinosyltransferase ARAD1; its protein translation is MKRLALLAVPALLLLSLSFLLLRPSSPPLLPSIPDDHLARLSVYVADLPRALNHGLLDLYWSLPAPDSRIPASSDPDHPPPRGGHPPYPASPLIRQYSAEYWLLASLLRPSAPASAAVRVVADWREADVVFVPFFATLSAEMELGWGATKGAFRRKEGNADYRRQREVVDRVTAHPAWRRSGGRDHIFVLTDPMAMWHVRAEIAPAILLVVDFGSWYKLDSKYAGSNSSNMIQHTQVSLLKDVIVPYTHLLPTLHLSENMDRPTLLYFKGAKHRHRGGLVREKLWDLMVNEPDVVMEEGFPNATGREQSIKGMRTSEFCLHPAGDTPSSCRLFDAVASLCIPVIVSDDIELPFEGMIDYTEFSIFVSVGNAMRPKWLMNYLRNITKQQRDEFRRNLARVQHIFEYENSHHSEDGAVHYIWKKIHQKLPMIQEAVTREMRKPEGASIPLRCHCT